A section of the Acropora muricata isolate sample 2 chromosome 4, ASM3666990v1, whole genome shotgun sequence genome encodes:
- the LOC136913223 gene encoding cyclic GMP-AMP synthase-like receptor: MSEVVEYYEQQAKFEDQNEAVKIRLKLERLVNNILEQVKKRDNRFQSTLIYSGSVYEGVKVHQPDEFDFMIALDDLRNKPKLCTSDKGNGYVKLVLDESGWKEFEDDEGFFNPNLLSRHFKKLVNESLSDAEIPQDLVISKTNQDLLDSTWAPVYFTLLGNSTGKDNPAGTMYSETHGPATTLYIRNQADGSYNNLTITVDLTLSLECQVSKLPVQLAKLPTSVDNSLNKTGVHLVPAGFDSWRISFSVIEKEILSTAPGGFKVCFRVIKTMRNTIQQRLGLLSEIFRKDRRWEDGDLHQVVDDVLALILQGIEKENITSFFVPGYNLLSTGDHENRLRQCILKEMLNDLRGLEKTHHSRDVKETRQQIRVLEMIDLLDYVISSTVSGQDPTTVWNKMFVNIETIPQSHKFGHFWNQITDLNSTELDDNTYNFLVGIWNIVEVFFKRLLTHLPVQGELNVLAQKFYIRTCEKKKEYEKKHQITSKCDVHQIPLHQLAYEMLHDLAECYTDDVGYAFWSKLHKGVPRGYKSSEFFREVTEVTVNCGSETGFAMFKERMKQYISLVSEQVLIDAMVNYIRQIFYFARDILKSKLDYVKMPELDLD; the protein is encoded by the coding sequence ATGTCTGAGGTTGTGGAATATTACGAACAGCAAGCAAAGTTTGAAGATCAAAATGAAGCAGTAAAAATTCGCCTAAAACTCGAGCGTCTTGTAAACAATATTCTAGAGCAAGTGAAGAAGCGAGACAATAGATTTCAAAGCACTTTGATTTACAGCGGAAGTGTTTACGAAGGAGTAAAGGTCCATCAGCCAGACGAATTTGATTTCATGATTGCACTCGACGATCTCAGAAACAAGCCAAAGCTGTGTACCTCTGACAAAGGCAACGGATACGTCAAACTCGTCCTGGATGAGAGCGGATGGAAAGAATTTGAAGACGATGAAGGCTTCTTCAACCCTAATCTGTTgtctcggcattttaagaagCTTGTTAACGAATCCTTGAGTGATGCTGAAATTCCTCAAGATTTAGTCATCTCAAAAACCAACCAGGATCTGTTGGACAGTACATGGGCACCTGTTTACTTCACCCTGCTGGGAAACAGCACTGGAAAGGACAACCCAGCTGGGACGATGTACTCTGAAACGCATGGACCAGCAACAACTCTTTACATCAGGAACCAAGCTGACGGTAGTTACAACAATTTGACAATCACCGTTGACTTGACGCTATCTTTGGAATGTCAAGTATCTAAACTTCCTGTCCAATTGGCGAAGTTGCCGACCTCAGTTGATAACAGCCTCAACAAGACGGGAGTCCATCTGGTTCCAGCTGGATTTGATAGCTGGAGAATCTCGTTTTCTGTAAtcgaaaaagaaatcctttCCACCGCTCCTGGTGGATTCAAAGTTTGTTTCCGAGTAATTAAAACTATGAGAAATACAATCCAGCAGCGACTCGGCCTACTGTCCGAGATCTTTAGAAAAGATCGTCGGTGGGAAGATGGAGATTTGCATCAGGTGGTGGATGACGTGTTGGCATTGATTTTGCAGGGAATAGAGAAGGAGAATATTACAAGCTTTTTCGTACCTGGTTACAATCTGCTTTCTACAGGAGATCATGAAAACAGGTTACGACAGTGTATTTTGAAAGAGATGCTGAACGATTTGCGAGGGTTGGAGAAAACGCACCATTCGAGAGATGTCAAAGAAACAAGACAACAAATCAGAGTGTTGGAAATGATTGATCTACTCGACTACGTCATATCCAGCACAGTGAGTGGACAAGATCCAACCACAGTGTGGAACAAAATGTTTGTTAACATAGAGACTATTCCTCAGTCCCACAAGTTCGGCCACTTTTGGAATCAGATCACCGACTTGAACAGCACAGAGCTCGATGACAACACCTACAATTTCCTCGTGGGAATATGGAACATAGTGGAAGTTTTCTTTAAAAGGTTATTGACCCATCTTCCAGTTCAAGGGGAGCTGAATGTGTTGGCACAGAAGTTTTACATTAGGACCTGCGAGAAGAAGAAggaatacgagaaaaaacaccAGATTACTTCGAAATGTGATGTCCACCAGATTCCACTGCATCAACTGGCTTATGAAATGCTCCACGACCTTGCTGAATGCTACACTGATGATGTAGGGTACGCGTTCTGGTCAAAGCTACACAAAGGAGTCCCTCGTGGTTATAAATCCTCGGAATTCTTTCGGGAAGTCACGGAGGTCACTGTAAATTGTGGAAGTGAAACTGGTTTCGCGATGTTCAAAGAGCGTATGAAGCAGTACATATCTCTTGTCTCCGAGCAAGTTCTGATCGATGCTATGGTCAATTATATCAGACAGATATTTTACTTTGCTCGTGACATACTAAAAAGTAAGCTCGACTATGTGAAAATGCCAGAGTTAGATTTAGATTAA
- the LOC136913224 gene encoding uncharacterized protein C6orf163 homolog, with the protein MAAYIATHDRSVLTKPHGDTKSSATQNTTHKEILTIGNKLYQKLIDDHEKDQQQNVTEVEKRAWRLASEDKARALKEAKEAAEIELEKVIAAAKKAQEKAVKAESKRVEALMKKLAAQQVQEEKDEGHKRLEEALAKAREEFKLEMEEAVQQTREEEKIIAADEAKKVAQAEEDKRKQLILAAEKEKQKALNNLKERLKQEEKQAVLLTEKNCKEEEEKKLKQQREAHEKNMKELEERIDHQVKLTEAANEETERIQEVKRKLEQKLKNTSIAFQNFIDTTKGFAKGQADFILEDPLKD; encoded by the exons ATGGCAGCTTACATTGCAACACATGACCGTTCCGTTTTAACAAAACCACACGGAGACACAAAGTCATCTGCCACACAGAATACAACACACAAGGAAATATTAA CCATAGGAAACAAACTTTACCAGAAGCTGATTGATGATCATGAAAAAGACCAACAGCAAAATGTGACAGAAGTTGAAAAGAGAGCATGGCGTTTGGCAAGTGAAGATAAAGCTCGTGCGTTGAAGGAAGCCAAAGAGGCTGCAGAAATTGAACTGGAGAAAGTGATTGCAGCTGCAAAGAAAGCCCAG GAGAAAGCAGTTAAAGCAGAATCCAAGAGAGTCGAGGCATTGATGAAAAAGCTTGCTGCTCAGCAAGTTcaagaagaaaaagatgaaGGTCACAAGAGATTAGAAGAAGCCCTGGCTAAGGCAAGAGAAGAGTTCAAGCTGGAGATGGAAGAAGCTGTGCAGcagacaagagaagaagagaaaaTAATAGCAGCTGATGAGGCCAAGAAAGTAGCGCAAGCTGAGGAGGATAAGAGAAAGCAGCTGATTCTTGCTGCTGAGAAGGAGAAACAG aaAGCCCTGAACAACCTCAAGGAAAGATTaaagcaagaagaaaaacaagcagTCTTGctaacagaaaaaaattgcaaggaagaagaagaaaagaaactaaAGCAGCAAAGAGAAGCACATGAGAAGAACATGAAAGAATTAGAAGAACGTATTGATCATCAAGTCAAACTGACTGAAGCTGCTAATGAGGAAACTGAGAGAATTCAGGAAGTGAAAAGAAAACtggaacaaaaattgaaaaacacaTCAATTGCCTTTCAGAATTTTATCGATACAACGAAGGGTTTTGCTAAGGGGCAAGCAGACTTCATTTTAGAAGACCCCTTGAAAGACTGA
- the LOC136913226 gene encoding exosome complex component CSL4-like: MVSIDENSIAIPGERLGSLEQFTPGNGTYIRHGYLFSSLAGYKHVLQQQNGEKPVICVIREEEKHVVPEVGSVVTCKVISTNPRFCKVAILGVESTSLKETFKGTIRKEDVRATEKDKVEMYKSFRPGDIVVGRVLTLHTQTYLLSTAENELGVVFAKSEAGAAMVPVSWCEMQCPKTKAKEYRKVAKVQSRE; encoded by the exons ATGGTTTCTATCGATGAAAACTCTATTGCCATTCCGGGAGAGAGATTGGGCAGTTTGGAACAATTCACTCCTGGTAATGGTACTTACATTCGCCATGGATATTTGTTTTCTAGCCTTGCCGGTTACAAGCATGTACTACAACAGCAAAATGGAGAG AAACCTGTTATTTGTGTCATAAGAGAAGAGGAAAAACATGTGGTACCTGAAGTTGGGTCAGTTGTCACTTGCAAG GTGATAAGCACAAACCCTAGATTCTGCAAAGTGGCTATTCTGGGAGTGGAATCTACATCTCTGAAAGAAACATTTAAAGGAACAATCAGAAAGGAAGATGTTAGAGCTACGGAAAAGGACAAAGTTGAGATGTACAAATCATTTCGTCCTGGTGATATTGTAGTAGGACGTGTTTTAACTCTTCATACCCAGACATATCTTCTCTCAACAGCTGAAAACGAACTGGGAGTTGTATTCGCTAAGAGTGAAGCTG GAGCAGCAATGGTTCCAGTGAGTTGGTGTGAGATGCAGTGCCCGAAAACAAAAGCTAAGGAGTACAGAAAAGTTGCCAAGGTCCAATCAAGAGAATGA